A stretch of DNA from Coccidioides posadasii str. Silveira chromosome 1, complete sequence:
ATTTTAACGGGAGACAGTGACTCGAAACTCCAGGGTTAAGCGAGAAGAGGCGGTCCCGAAACATCTGGAACTGGGAAAGCTATACGGAATCAACCTGATATATCCTTACATACCTAGTTATAGATCCTTCACACCTCTAATTACCATAAGAACAAGGTTAACTCAGCAATCTAGGCATACCTCATAGGTGAAGAGATGATGTTATAATAGGCTGGCATAAGTCGCAACAAATCAATCACAGAAAATCATCCAGCTCTGGAATACAGAAAACATGGCCTTATCTCGCTCAAACGACACTAGGTTGGAGACCACGCGATAGCCTTTCTCCCGAGATAAATTGCTAAAGAGGCGGCTTGATGAAGGCGCTATCTTTCATTCTCGCTTTAGGCTTTTGATTGCAGAGTCCAGTTTGCTCAAAACCCGTCGCAAAGCATTATCTGCTGTCTTGAAACGCCTCGCAACGTTATAATAGTGGGcgttcttctgcttctcgGTATTGTTACCCTCAGCAGCATCGTTCATGTATTGTTCATCGCCCAAGCTCGGCGGCGCTAGATCACAGCGTTAGTGTTAACTACTTTTAGCCTCAGTCTCAAGGGTTGATTCGGATGATTTTCTCACATTTGACTTTGACCCATTTGTGGTGTGCATTTAAAGCATATTTCCTTGAATAAATGCATTGGAAACATGGCTTTTTGCTGTAATAGAAAGTGCAGTCGACATTTTCACCCAGTGGCTTATAAACCTTGGTGCTGGATAGGTCAATGATATGGCATCCAGCATGACCACACATGGTGACGACGAGAACCAACTGCATTTTCTATCTTCCATAGTGACAGTCAGCTCACTAGAGTCCTATTTTGCCTATCACAAACACCTACCAGATTCACGGCTGCGCCTGGAGATATGACTAAATCACTTAGTTTCAAAGCACGGCGATGATGCAGCCCGGAGTTGTAGTGTGTGAAACTGATGCATGCCAGGGGAAAACCAACGCTGGGACAATGGTTGGAGATGGGGAGACGTCTCTTCTCATCCGCCCGCTGAATCCAACAGCACGTGATGGGTCAGATTGGGATGTCCGCGCAGCcagaaaggaaagaagcaaCTCCCAGACAGTGAATGAGGCACGTGAGCAGATTCACCGCCACGTTTTTTCTTGCATTGTTGCAGTGGTTGCATTGTCTGGAAGGTGGTGAGAATAATGAAATTATGAAAAAGACGTTCTTCCTTAGAAACACGGGCTGGGAGATAACCAGACAAGGAGGATGGCTCAATCTGCGAGACTTTCAACCAAAAAGGCGTGCTATAAAATATCAATCCTGCATAAGAAAGTGAGCACGCTATCAGGGATATGTTTAAAAAAAGATGCAATTGAACTGGCTGTCTCCGAATGATATTTATAAAGAAATATTTTCCGCAAATAAATAGTTATAGCATGAATAGCCAAACGGGCCAATGTTTGCTCTTAGCTGTGGAAAATTTCTTCAAAAGTACAATGGCAAATCTGCCATTTGAAGCCCTCCAGTTAAGGTCGTGGCACGCAACATAAGTAAACTTGCGGGGAGGGATACTTCAATTAGTCTAGAATTGATATTATCAGCGGATGGATGAAAAAGATAGGCCCCACTGTTGTTTGGAAAACACAGAAGCCAAAAATGTTGCTAAAGAAAGGATATGTAAACATTGTTGAGAGGCGGCTGTGGTTTTTCATCTGGGTATATTTTCGTGGTCATCGTTATTTTGATAGCGATAGAACCCACGGACTGAGCGAAAAAACAGCATGGCCAGCAAGCAAAGAGGGGATCCCACGGCATTGTTGGGATAGCTTGGGATAAGGATACAGGACCGTATATCTTCGATCTCGAGTTTCTTGTGCAAGTCGACGTTGGGCTCGTAACTCTCTCGGCGGTTGAGTGGACGGCTGTCGATGGCACCACGTGACACCACAATTGTGCCGCAGGCGCCTTGGAACCTCGACAAACATCACGATGACACAACCGATAGAGAGGTTGCCGATCCAACCGCGAGAACAGTCATACCCATTACTACGCTGTTAGTGATATTGTGCAGTGATAAATATACGCGATTTGTCTAATTTAAGAACTcagagaaggaagaaaatGTATCATTTAGTTTACCGAGGAGCGCTCAGCACAGAATCAACAACTACACTCTCGTTAACACCCAACTATGGCCGAACCCGTGACTACCAGTCTTATGGAGGTAAGATTTCTTGTGTCGTTTTTTAATGACTGAACCTGCTAATAAGTTACATTTTCTACCGTCGCGATCAGGAGTTGGAGAGTGAATATTGCCCTCGTTTAGACCCGGCACTTTTCGCAGCGATTGCGAGCGATTTTAATTTGGACGATAACCCGAGCGGCATTGCCGAGTTACGTGCTACCTTAGATTTTGTGGCTGCGCAATCAAGCTGTGATTCCGACCCGTACGGAACAGGTGAAAGAGATGTGTTTGAGGAAGATGGCGTCGTCTCGGAGCCAAGTGTTCCTCCCTCGCAGAAGACTCTGCAGTCATCCGAGACGAATCCTACAAGCCTAGAGTCGAGTCCTTGGAGCGTGGAGAACGAGGAGCCAGCCGGCAAGCAGAATCAAACCAAGGCTAAGTCATACAATCCAGGTCCAGCGCCATTCCTCTCACAGAAAGGGGCCGCGTTTTCTGGGTTTGATCTCGAGGAGAAGCAAGAATATTTGAAGGAAATGTTTCCCTCCATTGCCCAATATACGATTTCTCATACCCTGGGTAAATGCAATGGTGACATTGACCGATCGATGGACGTACTGCTAAATCTAGCATTCTTTGAAGACAGCAGCCGCAGCAACAACGGCCATAAAGACGCGGGCGCGGACGCGGATGACGGTCAAATATCTATTCCCAAGGGCATCGAGGGGTTTGATGGTCCCATAAGCCATAAAAAGGGTCGAAAAAGAGGAAAGTGTAAAGGTAAACAGTCCAAGACGAAACAATTATTAGAGCAATCGATCTCTGCGTGCGCCGAAGATGACTTAAATCCAAATAAAGTAGACAATAGATGGGACAATGGCAAGAAAGATGTGGACTTTATCTGTTCTAGAACTTACCTATCAACTCAGGCATCGAGCTCGGCCTATCACTTGAACGCTGCACATCTCCCAACGACAATTCACTACCTGGCGAAGAAAGAAATTGAGAAGCATCCGCAAGTAATGGAGGATGCGGTTACTATTCAGCAAGTAGCAGAACTCCGCGAAGATTTTTCCACGGTTTCCCCTGAGAAGCTAGGCGGTTTGCTTCGACTCGCGCGGAATTCCATTTCTGCAGCAAACGAGCTTGCAAGAGTGATGATTGCAGAGCCAGAAGCGCCTTTAATCGAAGCCACAACACCACGGGCGATATTGCCACCAAATTTAACGCAGACGGGTTTCACTCCCGTTCGGAAGACTAAGAAAGTGGTCTCCCCTTTATTAGGTACCGGAAGTGCTGCGGCAAGTCTTGGCGCAAGTCGCGCCCTTGCCAACCATCATCGACGTGCCGGGGAAATAGCCTTCAATAAAGCCCACGCAGCGTACCGTCGTGGTAAATCGGACCACCTCATGGGTGGTGCTGCCGGGTATTACTCTTCTGTCGGTCGGGAGCACATCGAAATCGCCAAGCGAGAAACCTCAGCTGCGGCAGATGCCCTTGTAGATTCACAGTCAACGGGTAATGTGTTGGATTTACATGGCGTCAGTGTGCAGGAT
This window harbors:
- a CDS encoding uncharacterized protein (EggNog:ENOG410QE6Q~COG:L~BUSCO:5123at33183), encoding MAEPVTTSLMEELESEYCPRLDPALFAAIASDFNLDDNPSGIAELRATLDFVAAQSSCDSDPYGTGERDVFEEDGVVSEPSVPPSQKTLQSSETNPTSLESSPWSVENEEPAGKQNQTKAKSYNPGPAPFLSQKGAAFSGFDLEEKQEYLKEMFPSIAQYTISHTLGKCNGDIDRSMDVLLNLAFFEDSSRSNNGHKDAGADADDGQISIPKGIEGFDGPISHKKGRKRGKCKGKQSKTKQLLEQSISACAEDDLNPNKVDNRWDNGKKDVDFICSRTYLSTQASSSAYHLNAAHLPTTIHYLAKKEIEKHPQVMEDAVTIQQVAELREDFSTVSPEKLGGLLRLARNSISAANELARVMIAEPEAPLIEATTPRAILPPNLTQTGFTPVRKTKKVVSPLLGTGSAAASLGASRALANHHRRAGEIAFNKAHAAYRRGKSDHLMGGAAGYYSSVGREHIEIAKRETSAAADALVDSQSTGNVLDLHGVSVQDGVRIACERVEAWWESLGDARYAPGGGGPVREGYKIITGLGRHSRNGTARLGPAVARRLAKDGWRVEVGQGQLTVAGLVRHR